Proteins encoded within one genomic window of Anopheles gambiae chromosome 3, idAnoGambNW_F1_1, whole genome shotgun sequence:
- the LOC4397777 gene encoding protein spitz isoform X3 — MKISSTMSKQTNGVSSFAAYPETRVIGFYKFLARHSGRRRIDFMIQQFSKTLVYCAMIFISLNFYFPMTDACSSRTTPKPRPPSPTNRPNITFHTYKCPPAYAAWYCLNDATCFTVKIGDSLLYNCECADGYMGPRCEYKDLDGSYLPTRPRVMLETASIASGAIGSLVLIIIGWCCWCVRRHQQRKWIDKETSVDMVDSPGVVHVVHSERLLRPFGIHHLKTIPMSDSLK, encoded by the exons ATGAAAATCAGTTCAACCATGTCTAAACAAACGAATGGAGTATCTTCGTTCGCTGCCTATCCTGAAACACGTGTAATCGGATTCTACAAGTTCCTAGCTCGACATTCCG gAAGGAGGCGAATAGATTTTATGATTCAACAATTTAGCAAGACATTGGTGTATTGTGCTATGATATTTATTAGTTTGAACTTTTATTTTCCGATGACAG ATGCTTGTTCAAGTAGAACAACACCAAAGCCTCGTCCTCCCAGTCCTACAAATAGGCCCAATATTACTTTTCATACATATAAATGCCCTCCAGCGTATGCGGCTTGGTATTGCCTTAACGACGCCACCTGTTTTACGGTTAAAATAGGAGATTCTTTATTATACAACTGCGA ATGTGCTGATGGTTATATGGGACCGCGTTGCGAATATAAAGATCTTGATGGTTCATATTTGC ctacTCGTCCAAGAGTTATGCTAGAAACAGCTAGCATAGCAAGTGGGGCTATTGGATCCTTAGTGTTAATCATCATAggttggtgttgttggtgtgttcGAAGACATCAGCAACGTAAATGGATTGACAAGGAAACTAGTGTAGATATGGTAGACTCTCCCGGTGTTGTACATGTTGTGCATAGTGAAAGATTACTTCGTCCATTTGGAATTCATCATCTTAAAACGATACCTATGAGCGACTCATTGAAGTGA
- the LOC4397777 gene encoding uncharacterized protein LOC4397777 isoform X2 has product MATCQIVLHYMTWFLKSLIATELWNFASILWRCHRTEGAVEINENVLGRRRIDFMIQQFSKTLVYCAMIFISLNFYFPMTDACSSRTTPKPRPPSPTNRPNITFHTYKCPPAYAAWYCLNDATCFTVKIGDSLLYNCECADGYMGPRCEYKDLDGSYLPTRPRVMLETASIASGAIGSLVLIIIGWCCWCVRRHQQRKWIDKETSVDMVDSPGVVHVVHSERLLRPFGIHHLKTIPMSDSLK; this is encoded by the exons ATGGCTACTTGTCAAATCGTTCTACATTACATGACCTGGTTCCTGAAGTCCTTGATTGCAACCGAATTgtggaattttgcaagcatacTGTGGAGATGCCATCGGACTGAGGGTGCTGttgaaattaatgaaaatgttttgg gAAGGAGGCGAATAGATTTTATGATTCAACAATTTAGCAAGACATTGGTGTATTGTGCTATGATATTTATTAGTTTGAACTTTTATTTTCCGATGACAG ATGCTTGTTCAAGTAGAACAACACCAAAGCCTCGTCCTCCCAGTCCTACAAATAGGCCCAATATTACTTTTCATACATATAAATGCCCTCCAGCGTATGCGGCTTGGTATTGCCTTAACGACGCCACCTGTTTTACGGTTAAAATAGGAGATTCTTTATTATACAACTGCGA ATGTGCTGATGGTTATATGGGACCGCGTTGCGAATATAAAGATCTTGATGGTTCATATTTGC ctacTCGTCCAAGAGTTATGCTAGAAACAGCTAGCATAGCAAGTGGGGCTATTGGATCCTTAGTGTTAATCATCATAggttggtgttgttggtgtgttcGAAGACATCAGCAACGTAAATGGATTGACAAGGAAACTAGTGTAGATATGGTAGACTCTCCCGGTGTTGTACATGTTGTGCATAGTGAAAGATTACTTCGTCCATTTGGAATTCATCATCTTAAAACGATACCTATGAGCGACTCATTGAAGTGA